From Camelus ferus isolate YT-003-E chromosome 15, BCGSAC_Cfer_1.0, whole genome shotgun sequence, the proteins below share one genomic window:
- the RHOB gene encoding rho-related GTP-binding protein RhoB — protein MAAIRKKLVVVGDGACGKTCLLIVFSKDEFPEVYVPTVFENYVADIEVDGKQVELALWDTAGQEDYDRLRPLSYPDTDVILMCFSVDSPDSLENIPEKWVPEVKHFCPNVPIILVANKKDLRSDEHVRTELARMKQEPVRTDDGRAMAVRIQAYDYLECSAKTKEGVREVFETATRAALQKRYGSQNGCINCCKVL, from the coding sequence ATGGCGGCCATCCGCAAGAAGCTGGTGGTGGTGGGCGACGGCGCGTGTGGCAAGACGTGCCTGCTGATCGTGTTCAGTAAGGACGAGTTCCCGGAGGTGTACGTGCCCACCGTCTTCGAGAACTATGTGGCCGACATCGAGGTGGACGGCAAGCAGGTGGAGCTGGCGCTGTGGGATACGGCAGGCCAGGAGGACTACGACCGCCTGCGGCCGCTCTCCTACCCGGACACCGACGTGATCCTCATGTGCTTCTCAGTGGACAGCCCGGATTCGCTGGAGAACATCCCCGAGAAATGGGTGCCTGAGGTGAAGCACTTCTGCCCCAACGTGCCCATCATCCTGGTGGCCAACAAGAAAGACCTGCGCAGCGACGAACATGTCCGCACAGAGCTGGCCCGCATGAAGCAGGAACCGGTGCGCACGGATGACGGCCGCGCCATGGCCGTGCGGATCCAAGCCTACGACTACCTCGAGTGCTCGGCCAAGACCAAGGAGGGCGTGCGCGAGGTCTTCGAGACGGCCACGCGCGCCGCGCTGCAGAAGCGCTACGGCTCCCAGAACGGCTGCATCAACTGCTGCAAGGTGCTATGA